One window of Acidobacteriaceae bacterium genomic DNA carries:
- a CDS encoding SDR family NAD(P)-dependent oxidoreductase, with product MSADARPLRGKRALVTGGARRIGRALATALARAGADVAITYRGSVDEAEQTAIDLGGLGVRALAVGMDVHHEWSVERALDDAALALGGIDILVNNAGRFETETLEKITIGQWDEMFATNTRGPFLVAKHAYPHLKRARGRIINIGSLGGLHPWSTHAHYCTSKAAVHMLSQTMAKAWAPEISVNCVAPGMIVTTGEISSGYEHFAQKTPMKRNGTVEDVAAAVLFFATCPNFITGQLLAVDGGLGL from the coding sequence GTGAGTGCTGACGCGCGTCCGCTGCGGGGCAAGCGGGCGCTGGTGACGGGAGGCGCGCGGCGGATTGGCCGTGCACTGGCTACGGCGCTGGCGCGCGCGGGGGCAGACGTTGCGATTACTTATCGTGGCTCGGTCGATGAGGCGGAGCAGACGGCGATCGATCTTGGTGGGCTTGGGGTGAGGGCGCTCGCGGTGGGCATGGATGTGCATCATGAGTGGAGCGTCGAACGGGCTCTGGACGACGCTGCGCTGGCTCTTGGCGGGATCGATATTCTCGTGAACAACGCCGGGCGGTTCGAGACGGAGACGCTGGAGAAGATCACCATTGGGCAATGGGACGAGATGTTCGCGACGAACACGCGCGGTCCCTTCCTGGTGGCGAAACACGCATATCCGCATCTGAAGCGCGCGCGGGGGCGGATCATCAATATCGGGTCGCTGGGCGGTTTGCACCCGTGGTCGACGCACGCGCACTACTGCACGTCGAAGGCGGCGGTGCACATGCTTTCGCAGACGATGGCGAAGGCGTGGGCGCCGGAGATAAGCGTCAACTGTGTGGCGCCCGGCATGATTGTGACGACGGGAGAGATCAGCTCAGGCTACGAGCACTTTGCGCAGAAGACACCGATGAAGCGCAATGGGACGGTCGAGGATGTTGCGGCGGCGGTGCTGTTCTTTGCGACCTGCCCCAACTTCATCACCGGGCAGTTGCTGGCGGTGGATGGCGGGTTAGGGCTGTAG
- the groL gene encoding chaperonin GroEL (60 kDa chaperone family; promotes refolding of misfolded polypeptides especially under stressful conditions; forms two stacked rings of heptamers to form a barrel-shaped 14mer; ends can be capped by GroES; misfolded proteins enter the barrel where they are refolded when GroES binds), giving the protein MAKQILHGEESRQAILRGVNHLANAVKVTLGPKGRNVVIEKKFGSPTITKDGVTVAKEVELPEGLENMGAQMVKEVASKTSDVAGDGTTTATVLAQAIYREGVKTVAAGANPMALKRGIDKAVEAIIGKRDENGNVQGGSLNEFSKPVSGEMIAQVGTISANSDSTIGTIIAEAMKKVGKDGVITVEESRTMETQLDVVEGMQFDRGYLSPYFVTDAERMEAVLENPYILIYEKKISTMKDLLPLLEQIARTAKPLLIIAEDVDGEALATLVVNKLRGTLNVAAVKAPGFGDRRKAMLEDIAVLTGGKAITEDLGIKLEGVKIEDLGSAKRVTIDKDNTTIVDGGGADDKIAGRVKEIRAQVEKTTSDYDREKLQERLAKLVGGVAVIKVGAATETEMKEKKARVEDAMHATRAAVEEGIVPGGGVALVRAGKAVDKLVKELEGDEKVGAQIIRRALEEPLRMIVQNAGEEGSVVIGKINDSKDANFGYNAGTGVYEDLVKAGVIDPTKVTRTALQNAASIAGLMLTTEAMIAEIPEKKEAAGGGHNHGGGMDGMY; this is encoded by the coding sequence ATGGCAAAGCAGATTCTGCACGGAGAAGAGTCCCGTCAGGCGATTCTGCGCGGTGTCAACCACCTCGCGAACGCCGTCAAGGTGACGCTCGGTCCCAAGGGCCGCAACGTCGTTATCGAAAAGAAGTTTGGTTCGCCCACCATCACCAAGGACGGCGTCACCGTCGCCAAGGAAGTCGAGCTGCCCGAGGGCCTCGAGAACATGGGCGCACAGATGGTCAAGGAAGTCGCTTCGAAGACCTCTGACGTCGCCGGTGACGGCACCACCACCGCAACCGTTCTGGCCCAGGCAATCTATCGCGAAGGCGTTAAGACCGTTGCTGCCGGCGCGAACCCCATGGCGCTCAAGCGCGGCATCGACAAGGCCGTTGAGGCCATCATCGGCAAGCGCGATGAGAACGGCAACGTGCAGGGCGGCTCGCTCAACGAGTTCTCCAAGCCCGTTTCCGGCGAGATGATCGCGCAGGTCGGCACCATCTCCGCCAACTCCGATTCCACCATCGGCACCATCATCGCCGAGGCCATGAAGAAGGTTGGCAAGGATGGCGTCATCACCGTCGAAGAGTCCCGCACCATGGAGACCCAGCTCGACGTCGTCGAAGGCATGCAGTTCGACCGCGGCTACCTCTCGCCCTACTTCGTCACCGATGCAGAGCGCATGGAAGCTGTTCTCGAGAATCCCTACATCCTCATCTACGAGAAGAAGATCTCCACGATGAAGGACCTGCTCCCGTTGCTCGAGCAGATCGCCCGCACCGCCAAGCCCCTGCTGATCATCGCTGAGGACGTTGACGGTGAGGCGCTCGCCACTCTCGTGGTCAACAAGCTGCGCGGCACCCTGAACGTCGCAGCCGTCAAGGCTCCCGGGTTCGGCGATCGCCGCAAGGCCATGCTCGAGGACATCGCTGTTCTCACCGGCGGCAAGGCCATCACTGAGGACCTCGGCATCAAGCTCGAGGGCGTCAAGATCGAGGACCTCGGCTCTGCCAAGCGCGTGACCATCGACAAGGACAACACGACGATCGTTGACGGCGGCGGAGCTGACGACAAGATCGCCGGTCGCGTGAAGGAGATTCGCGCACAGGTCGAGAAGACCACCTCCGACTACGACCGCGAGAAGCTGCAGGAGCGCCTCGCCAAGCTCGTCGGCGGCGTCGCCGTCATCAAGGTCGGTGCAGCTACCGAGACCGAGATGAAGGAGAAGAAGGCCCGCGTCGAGGATGCGATGCACGCAACCCGCGCGGCCGTCGAAGAGGGCATCGTCCCTGGCGGTGGTGTGGCTCTCGTCCGCGCCGGCAAGGCCGTCGACAAGCTCGTCAAGGAACTCGAAGGTGACGAGAAGGTCGGCGCGCAGATCATCCGCCGCGCGCTCGAAGAGCCGCTTCGCATGATCGTCCAGAACGCCGGCGAAGAGGGTTCGGTCGTCATCGGCAAGATCAACGACTCCAAGGACGCGAACTTCGGCTACAACGCCGGAACTGGCGTCTACGAGGACCTGGTCAAGGCCGGTGTCATCGACCCGACCAAGGTCACCCGCACTGCCCTGCAGAACGCGGCCTCCATCGCCGGCCTCATGCTCACCACCGAGGCCATGATCGCCGAGATCCCCGAGAAGAAGGAAGCAGCGGGCGGCGGCCACAACCACGGCGGCGGCATGGACGGCATGTACTAA
- a CDS encoding co-chaperone GroES, with the protein MAANKFTPLHDRILVQRLEESETVRGGIIIPDSAKEKPQQGKVISVGKGKSNDEGKVFPLDVKAGDTVLFGKYSGTEIKLDGEDFLIMREEEVLGILK; encoded by the coding sequence ATGGCAGCTAATAAATTCACGCCGTTGCACGACCGCATTCTGGTCCAGCGCCTCGAGGAGAGCGAAACCGTCCGCGGCGGTATCATCATCCCCGATTCCGCCAAGGAAAAGCCCCAGCAGGGCAAGGTCATCTCGGTTGGCAAGGGCAAGTCGAACGACGAAGGCAAGGTCTTCCCGCTCGACGTCAAGGCCGGCGACACCGTGCTCTTCGGCAAGTACTCAGGCACCGAGATCAAGCTCGATGGCGAGGACTTCCTCATCATGCGCGAGGAAGAAGTCCTCGGAATCCTCAAGTAG
- a CDS encoding TonB-dependent receptor has protein sequence MMTLLNRRLQAHGRPSRTWFAGVLLSTILAGFLALQAHAVVIRGRVTDALGKAVPGARVQLIKQGQVTAIGYALADGSYEIRSADAGRFTLLGSSVGFLPAIGQEFYGGATDVVERDVVLSAVTVQQAMSVSATEIPTPVPQLTAPVTVIPGGQLATHVGVVDTLEQSPGVFLAQSGQAGGVTSLFLRGGNSTANLVLVDGIPAEDVGGTFDYGTVSSTAIDRIEVYRGPDSGIYGTDAGAGVVTIETPRGYTLKPVLNYSGDAGTLHEYRNEATGGGTYKKLDYFGAFSRFDTRNALPNDKFHAATAAANIGYSFSGNADVRFTIRNTDAAQGLPGPYDFYNITNTAKEGDQDLYSGLTAEYRTAGNWHNLVRYGVARKREQQTQFGNVGNPITFDAGTPYEFTEYFGNNVFFRGANGYSATGQAAFLTGTDDQSSNRDQLYYQSDWTRSPLFNVLVGFRYDNERGSYNNAEYFEHERIQRTNYEYNLQFQGEVKGRFSYSLGGAVEKNHLYGTAGTPRIGFTYVPVRPSAKWFHGTRLRANAATGVQEPTLALEFNSLYTQLLQNGDTADIATYHIGPQGAERSRTYDVGVDQNIKGEKLVLRAGYFHNIFDHQLEGVGSGALAQYFGIGMVCGNSVCPFSSIYEAYVNSLAYRAQGAELELQWQPTAHWMVRGGYTYLDTVVLQSFASDAVAANQGAPTENPDIPGVAIGAESPLVGARVFRRPPHTGFTTVEYAKSKFSVLFQGAYVSRSDDSTFLDGLTPNFDNTLLLPNRNLDFGYAKLDLGGTYAIGSRITVFVQAQNLMNNQHIGPIGYPSLPLTARGGLKIRIGGD, from the coding sequence ATGATGACTCTTCTGAATCGGCGCCTGCAGGCGCACGGTCGGCCGTCTCGCACCTGGTTTGCGGGCGTTCTTCTTTCGACAATCCTGGCGGGTTTTTTGGCGCTGCAGGCGCATGCGGTGGTCATTCGCGGGCGGGTGACGGACGCGTTGGGCAAGGCTGTGCCCGGAGCGCGCGTGCAGCTCATTAAGCAGGGCCAGGTTACGGCGATCGGGTATGCACTTGCGGATGGGTCTTATGAGATCCGCTCGGCAGATGCGGGACGCTTTACGCTGCTGGGGTCGTCGGTGGGATTTCTGCCGGCGATCGGGCAGGAGTTTTACGGCGGTGCGACGGATGTTGTGGAGCGCGATGTCGTGCTCTCTGCGGTGACGGTGCAGCAGGCGATGAGCGTGAGCGCGACGGAGATTCCAACGCCGGTTCCGCAGTTGACTGCGCCAGTGACGGTGATTCCGGGCGGGCAGCTGGCAACGCATGTGGGTGTGGTGGATACGCTGGAGCAGTCGCCGGGAGTGTTCCTGGCGCAGAGCGGGCAGGCGGGTGGTGTGACGTCGCTGTTTTTGCGAGGCGGGAACTCGACTGCCAACCTGGTGCTAGTGGATGGGATCCCGGCGGAGGATGTGGGCGGCACGTTTGATTACGGCACGGTGAGCTCGACGGCGATTGATCGGATTGAGGTGTATCGCGGGCCGGACTCTGGCATCTACGGAACGGATGCGGGTGCGGGCGTGGTTACGATCGAGACGCCGCGCGGGTACACGCTGAAGCCGGTGCTCAACTACTCGGGCGATGCGGGAACGCTGCATGAGTATCGCAATGAGGCGACGGGCGGCGGAACGTATAAGAAGCTCGACTACTTTGGCGCGTTCTCGCGATTCGACACGCGCAATGCGCTGCCGAACGACAAGTTTCACGCGGCGACGGCTGCGGCGAACATTGGCTACTCGTTCAGCGGGAATGCAGATGTGCGGTTCACAATTCGCAATACGGACGCGGCGCAGGGGCTGCCGGGGCCGTATGACTTTTACAACATCACGAACACGGCGAAAGAGGGCGATCAGGATTTGTACTCGGGCCTGACGGCGGAGTACCGCACGGCCGGGAACTGGCACAACCTGGTGCGCTATGGGGTTGCGCGGAAGCGCGAGCAGCAGACGCAGTTCGGGAATGTGGGGAATCCGATCACGTTTGATGCGGGGACTCCGTATGAGTTTACGGAGTACTTCGGCAACAATGTTTTCTTCCGCGGCGCGAATGGATATTCGGCGACAGGGCAGGCGGCGTTTTTGACGGGGACGGACGATCAGTCGTCGAATCGCGATCAGCTTTACTACCAGAGCGACTGGACGCGGAGCCCGCTGTTCAATGTGCTGGTCGGGTTCAGGTATGACAACGAGCGTGGGAGCTACAACAACGCCGAGTACTTTGAGCACGAGCGAATTCAACGGACGAACTATGAGTACAACCTGCAGTTTCAGGGCGAGGTGAAGGGGCGGTTTTCGTATTCGCTGGGCGGCGCGGTTGAGAAGAACCATCTGTATGGGACTGCAGGCACGCCGCGGATTGGGTTTACGTATGTGCCGGTGAGGCCGTCGGCGAAGTGGTTTCATGGAACGCGGCTGCGCGCGAATGCGGCGACGGGTGTGCAGGAGCCGACGCTGGCACTGGAGTTCAACAGCCTGTATACGCAGCTTCTGCAGAACGGGGATACTGCGGACATCGCGACGTATCACATCGGGCCGCAGGGAGCGGAGCGCTCGCGCACGTACGACGTTGGAGTGGACCAGAACATCAAGGGCGAGAAGCTGGTGCTTCGCGCGGGATACTTCCACAACATCTTTGACCATCAGCTGGAGGGCGTGGGCAGCGGGGCGCTGGCGCAGTACTTCGGCATTGGGATGGTGTGCGGCAACAGTGTGTGTCCGTTTTCGTCGATCTATGAGGCGTATGTGAACTCGCTGGCGTACCGCGCGCAGGGAGCGGAGCTCGAGTTGCAGTGGCAGCCGACGGCGCATTGGATGGTGCGCGGCGGGTATACGTATCTCGACACGGTGGTGCTGCAGTCGTTTGCGTCAGACGCTGTGGCGGCGAACCAGGGAGCGCCGACGGAGAACCCGGATATTCCGGGCGTGGCGATTGGGGCGGAGAGCCCGCTGGTGGGTGCGCGGGTGTTTCGTCGGCCACCGCACACAGGGTTTACGACGGTGGAGTATGCGAAGTCAAAGTTCAGTGTGCTGTTTCAGGGAGCGTATGTGAGCCGCAGCGACGACTCGACGTTTCTGGACGGGCTGACCCCGAACTTTGATAACACGCTGCTGCTGCCGAATCGGAACCTCGATTTTGGGTATGCGAAGCTCGACCTGGGTGGAACGTATGCGATCGGCAGCAGAATCACTGTTTTCGTGCAGGCCCAGAACCTGATGAACAATCAGCACATCGGGCCGATCGGATATCCATCGCTGCCGCTGACGGCTCGCGGAGGCCTGAAGATACGGATTGGCGGCGACTGA
- a CDS encoding CpsB/CapC family capsule biosynthesis tyrosine phosphatase, with the protein MVDLHHHLLPALDDGAPDLATSLKMARMAADDGITHVVCTPHASSRYHFDPQRIQALLGQLRQAIADAGIRLILGTGCDFHLSYDNVREAIENPHRYTINSGEYLLIELPDYGLPPTLEETFYSLRLGGMTPILTHPERNPTLQQDTSRLATWVRDGMLTQVTAASVTGLMGRKAQKLAERLLADRWVHFIATDAHNISSRPPQMRPAFDHIASRHGDAYAQRLCTENPQAVFDNRRLPPQEPPLRIEGHDEYEDIELDDEKPRGLLRRILRR; encoded by the coding sequence GTGGTTGATCTGCACCACCATCTTCTTCCCGCCCTCGACGACGGCGCCCCCGACCTCGCCACCTCCCTCAAGATGGCGCGCATGGCCGCCGACGACGGCATCACCCACGTCGTCTGCACGCCCCACGCCAGCAGCCGCTACCATTTCGACCCGCAACGCATCCAGGCACTGCTCGGCCAACTCCGCCAGGCCATCGCCGACGCCGGCATCCGGCTCATCCTCGGCACCGGCTGCGACTTCCATCTCAGCTACGACAATGTGCGCGAGGCTATTGAAAACCCGCATCGTTACACCATCAATAGCGGCGAATATCTCCTCATCGAGCTGCCCGATTACGGCCTTCCGCCCACCCTCGAAGAGACCTTCTACAGTCTCCGCCTGGGAGGCATGACCCCGATCCTGACCCACCCCGAGCGCAATCCCACCCTCCAGCAGGACACCTCACGCCTCGCCACCTGGGTTCGCGACGGCATGCTCACCCAGGTCACCGCAGCCTCCGTGACCGGCCTTATGGGACGCAAGGCGCAGAAACTTGCCGAACGCCTGCTCGCCGACCGCTGGGTACATTTCATCGCCACCGACGCTCACAACATTAGCTCCCGTCCGCCCCAGATGCGCCCCGCCTTTGACCACATCGCCTCCCGGCACGGCGACGCCTACGCCCAGAGGCTTTGCACCGAAAATCCACAGGCCGTCTTCGACAACCGCCGGCTTCCGCCGCAGGAACCGCCATTACGCATCGAAGGCCACGACGAATACGAGGACATCGAGCTCGACGATGAAAAGCCGCGCGGCCTGCTCCGTCGGATCCTCCGGCGGTAG
- a CDS encoding helix-turn-helix domain-containing protein, whose protein sequence is MVRHQRVRNGSGPHAITQLPSARREIQVIAVLPPRVSLLDLGGPLDVLRRANIEQKAVYFRVRCVGVTRSISTSIGLDLHTIEPLPESLPDDAIVMVFGSVDNPTNWGRPKDHGGDGEDQAVIVRWLENNIRPTHTLVGICSGTLFFGHAGLLDGRSCTTHHADCAGLARIAPKARVLEDRLFVQDGNIYTSAGITAGVDLMLYFVGRLLGPACTVAIARHLVVYIRRTGSDPQVSPWLEGRNHIHPAVHRVQDAIAANPSRAWNRVQLAQIAGASIRHLSRLFHKQVGMSIVDYRNRLRVALAREFLLQSELDMENIAERAGFSSTRQLRRAWQRVYPGSPSEARTAAAELSSASAA, encoded by the coding sequence ATGGTTCGGCATCAGCGCGTCCGGAACGGCTCCGGGCCTCATGCAATCACACAGCTTCCTTCGGCGAGACGCGAAATTCAGGTTATCGCCGTCCTTCCTCCACGCGTCTCGCTTCTCGATCTCGGTGGCCCGCTCGATGTGCTCCGCCGCGCCAACATCGAGCAAAAGGCGGTCTACTTCCGCGTACGCTGCGTCGGTGTCACGCGCTCCATCAGTACGTCTATTGGCCTCGACCTGCATACGATTGAGCCGCTGCCCGAATCTCTTCCTGACGACGCCATCGTGATGGTGTTTGGCAGTGTCGACAACCCGACCAATTGGGGGCGCCCGAAAGACCACGGAGGCGACGGCGAAGACCAGGCCGTCATCGTTCGTTGGCTGGAGAACAACATTCGTCCAACCCACACGCTGGTCGGAATTTGCTCTGGGACGCTATTCTTCGGCCACGCTGGTTTGCTCGATGGTCGTAGCTGCACGACTCATCACGCGGACTGCGCGGGCCTCGCGCGCATCGCACCCAAGGCGAGAGTGCTCGAAGATCGCCTCTTTGTGCAGGATGGCAACATCTACACCTCGGCCGGTATCACTGCCGGTGTCGATCTCATGCTCTACTTCGTCGGCCGTCTTCTGGGCCCAGCCTGCACCGTAGCAATCGCGCGTCACCTCGTGGTCTACATCCGCCGCACCGGCTCGGATCCGCAAGTTTCGCCATGGCTGGAGGGCCGTAACCACATTCACCCTGCCGTGCATCGAGTGCAGGATGCCATCGCGGCAAATCCCTCGCGGGCCTGGAACAGAGTTCAGCTCGCCCAAATCGCGGGTGCGAGCATCAGGCACCTCTCAAGGCTGTTCCATAAGCAGGTAGGCATGTCGATCGTCGACTATCGCAATCGGCTGCGCGTGGCTCTCGCGCGTGAGTTCCTGTTGCAAAGCGAACTCGATATGGAGAACATCGCCGAGCGGGCAGGATTCTCTTCCACGCGGCAATTGCGCAGGGCGTGGCAACGTGTTTATCCCGGCAGCCCCAGCGAGGCAAGAACGGCGGCCGCTGAACTTTCCTCCGCTTCGGCCGCATGA
- a CDS encoding response regulator yields MAETNTNSSKPRVLVADDEQVIANTLAIILNQAGFEARAVYSGEKAIEALDTFKPDMLISDVIMTGMTGIEAAIQTRAKLPNCKVLLFSGQAATADLLERARAQGHEFEILAKPVHPTDLLAKLRG; encoded by the coding sequence ATGGCAGAAACCAACACGAACAGCTCGAAGCCCCGCGTTCTCGTCGCCGACGACGAGCAGGTGATTGCAAACACGCTCGCTATCATTCTGAACCAGGCAGGCTTTGAAGCGCGTGCAGTCTATAGCGGCGAGAAGGCGATTGAGGCGCTGGACACCTTCAAGCCCGACATGCTGATCAGCGACGTCATTATGACGGGAATGACCGGCATCGAGGCGGCGATTCAAACGCGCGCCAAACTTCCAAATTGCAAGGTACTATTGTTCTCCGGGCAGGCGGCAACCGCCGACCTGCTGGAGCGGGCAAGGGCTCAGGGACATGAGTTCGAGATCCTGGCCAAGCCCGTTCACCCGACAGATCTGCTCGCCAAATTGCGCGGGTAG
- a CDS encoding glycosyltransferase family 39 protein, producing MIVLEGVERKPSISRRIGEFVYSQPAAVWVTGATLLAFLIRFIVVCCVFRDIASPLNAHADFGYEMGWTARCIFLGHGFSGPFQTITGPTAIVPPLYPYLLAGIFKLFGLYTPLSSFVALFLNAVLSSLTCIPIYGAARESSGERLARWAAIGWAIYPFAIYFSAGRVWDYALTSFLFACLFWWAMRLHRTVGVGSWLLFGLVFGITALSNPSVASILPFLLLIAVHRARQIGVPSFKRAMIAFAAFAVVILPWTIRNQRVLHMTTPLRDGFWLELYAGNIGDPADSNSPYAHPASNPDELALYAQMGEPAYMAQKHDLAIAAIRQHKRRFVEASVRRFFRYWTGYWSFNPGYLQKEPFDIPNVPFCTTLSLFLIAGLITWRRNQSSTLLPFALLLITFPIPYYLTHASMDYRQPIEPELAILVTAGMLAVRDRVKAHATEPIEMPASDLDLVPS from the coding sequence TTGATCGTCCTGGAAGGAGTCGAGAGAAAACCCTCAATCTCTCGACGCATTGGCGAATTTGTCTACAGCCAGCCCGCCGCGGTTTGGGTTACCGGCGCAACTCTTCTGGCATTCCTCATCCGCTTCATCGTCGTCTGCTGCGTCTTTCGCGATATCGCCAGTCCCCTCAACGCCCACGCTGATTTCGGCTACGAAATGGGCTGGACGGCGCGCTGCATCTTCCTCGGCCACGGATTCAGCGGCCCCTTCCAAACCATCACCGGCCCCACCGCCATCGTCCCCCCGCTCTACCCCTACCTTCTCGCAGGCATTTTCAAGCTCTTCGGCCTCTACACGCCGCTCTCCTCCTTTGTCGCGCTTTTCCTCAACGCCGTCCTCTCCTCGCTCACATGCATCCCTATTTACGGCGCGGCGCGGGAGTCCTCCGGCGAGCGCCTGGCGCGCTGGGCAGCGATCGGCTGGGCCATCTACCCCTTCGCGATTTACTTCTCCGCAGGCCGCGTCTGGGACTACGCGCTCACCTCATTCCTCTTCGCCTGCCTGTTCTGGTGGGCCATGCGTCTGCATCGCACCGTCGGCGTGGGCTCCTGGCTGCTCTTCGGTCTCGTCTTCGGCATCACCGCCCTTTCGAACCCCTCCGTCGCGTCTATCCTTCCGTTCCTCTTGCTAATCGCCGTTCACCGAGCCCGGCAAATCGGTGTGCCATCCTTCAAGCGCGCCATGATCGCCTTCGCCGCCTTCGCGGTCGTCATCCTTCCCTGGACCATCCGCAATCAGCGCGTGCTGCACATGACCACGCCCCTGCGTGACGGTTTCTGGCTCGAGCTCTACGCAGGCAACATCGGCGACCCCGCGGACAGTAACTCGCCTTACGCGCACCCCGCCAGCAATCCCGACGAGCTGGCGCTCTACGCACAAATGGGCGAGCCCGCCTACATGGCTCAGAAGCACGACCTCGCCATTGCCGCCATTCGCCAGCACAAACGCCGCTTCGTCGAAGCCAGCGTTCGCCGCTTCTTCCGTTACTGGACTGGCTACTGGAGCTTCAATCCCGGCTATCTCCAGAAGGAGCCGTTCGACATTCCCAACGTTCCCTTCTGCACCACGCTGTCGCTCTTCCTCATCGCCGGCCTCATCACCTGGCGTCGCAATCAGAGCAGCACGCTGCTTCCCTTCGCGCTTCTCCTCATCACGTTTCCGATTCCCTACTACCTCACCCACGCTTCCATGGACTACCGTCAGCCCATCGAGCCGGAGCTCGCCATTCTTGTCACTGCCGGCATGCTCGCCGTTCGCGACCGCGTGAAAGCACACGCCACCGAGCCCATCGAGATGCCCGCGTCCGACCTCGATCTCGTTCCCTCCTAA
- a CDS encoding aspartyl protease family protein encodes MLLSVLFLRLVSVAERTNNNIVPFESPHRSMIVVKVRVNGEGPFPFLFDTGATSSIVDAKLSAALHLPAAQSVQVASWEATTDARRVLVESLSFGPINSGRLPVLVQPLLEFKAIDPDLRGVLGQDVLLRSNYLIDNRKHRIEFDDDSSILSELTGDRIAIEPVRTRAGDLEPRLISVPVQTNGHAEPLHLLLDSGADMVVLQPSFSDQPTVLRGSKWMTDENGRLSSAVTFHTRLSVGSEVFSAEAWIGDAGLKHIVIDGLLPTGSFSQLYIANQGAFVIFEPRRKARKAANIPETAAASIQQP; translated from the coding sequence ATGCTACTCAGCGTTCTCTTTCTTCGGCTCGTCAGCGTTGCGGAAAGGACGAACAACAACATCGTTCCGTTCGAGTCCCCGCATCGCTCGATGATCGTCGTCAAGGTACGCGTGAACGGCGAGGGACCTTTTCCATTCCTCTTCGACACGGGCGCAACCTCGTCCATTGTCGACGCGAAGCTTTCTGCGGCGCTTCATCTGCCGGCCGCGCAGAGCGTCCAGGTTGCCAGTTGGGAAGCTACCACCGACGCTCGCCGAGTTCTCGTCGAGAGCCTTTCGTTCGGTCCCATCAACTCCGGTCGTCTGCCTGTGCTCGTTCAACCCCTCTTAGAGTTCAAGGCCATCGATCCAGACTTGCGCGGGGTCCTTGGGCAGGACGTGCTCCTCCGCTCCAATTACCTGATCGACAACCGCAAGCACCGCATCGAGTTTGACGACGACTCGTCCATTCTGTCGGAACTCACCGGTGACCGCATCGCCATCGAACCTGTGCGCACCCGCGCCGGCGATCTGGAGCCGCGGCTGATTTCAGTTCCCGTGCAGACGAACGGGCATGCGGAGCCGCTTCACCTTCTTCTGGACAGCGGGGCGGACATGGTCGTTCTTCAGCCATCCTTCTCGGATCAGCCGACTGTGCTGAGGGGCAGCAAGTGGATGACCGACGAAAACGGCAGGCTCTCCTCCGCTGTCACGTTCCATACCCGACTGTCTGTGGGGTCAGAAGTGTTCAGCGCGGAGGCCTGGATCGGGGATGCGGGGCTGAAGCATATCGTGATCGACGGTCTGCTGCCGACTGGAAGTTTCAGTCAGCTGTATATCGCCAATCAGGGTGCGTTTGTCATCTTTGAGCCCCGGCGAAAAGCGCGTAAAGCCGCGAACATCCCGGAGACGGCGGCCGCTTCCATCCAGCAGCCTTGA